The genomic stretch CATGAAGCCCTGGCTGGCCAAGTAGCGATAGGTGCTGAAGTCGTTGTTGTTGCTGCTCCCCGGCTTGTCAGCCAACAGCAGCTGCTGCTGCAATCGGGCCGCCCGCTGGCGTTGATCGGCCGCCTGCCGTTCCCGCTCTGAGAGGGCGTGGTTGGCCAGATCCTTCTGGGCCTGGGCGAACTGGCTGTCGACCGCCTCCAGCAGCTCACGCCAGCGCCGCAGGGCCGCGTCGAAATCGATGGCTGCCCCTCGGATCAGGGCGTCCAACCAGCTGCCGGTGAGCCAGGGCGGCGGCGTGCTGCCCAGCCAGTGGTTCTCGAGCAGGTCGTCGACGATCGCCTGGCCATCAGCCTGGGCGCTGACGCAGGCGTCATGGCTGGCCAGGGCCTCGTGCAGCTCCGCCAGCAGGGGCCGGTTTTCTGCGGCGAGATCCACCAGTTCCTTCACCTTGCCCGGAAGTCGCTGGCGGGTGGCGGCCAGCCACAGCGCCCGGAAGTGGGCCTTGAGCAGTTCCTCGTTGGCCAGCTCCAGCGTCGGTGCGATCACCGCACCGGCCACCATGCGGGTGGGATCGGAGAAGAAGTACTGGTCGTGCGGTGAGGTGGCGCCGCAGTAACTGAGCACCAGCGCCGGTTGACCGCTGCGCCCCGCCCGGCCGCTGCGCTGGGCGTAGTTCGCCGGCGTCGGCGGCACATTGCGCATGTAGACGGTGTTCAGCGCGGAGATGTCCACGCCCAGCTCCATTGTTGGCGAGCAGTACAGGAGCCGCAGCCGGGCATCGCGGAACTGCTTCTCGCGTTGCTCGCGCACGCCGGCATCCACCTGGGCGGTGTGCTCCCGCGCTTCCAGGGTCTGCACAAAGGGCCTGCCCTCGGCCTGGCCCGGGTCGGCAATCAGCGCAGCAAGGTCTTCGTAGAGGTTGCGGAAGTAGGCATTCACAGGCCCGCGCCGGCCACTGGATTCCAGTTGCTGGCGCAGCCGCTCGGCATAGCCGTCCTGCGCAGGAGCATCAGGATCCACCAGCGTCCAGCGCAGGGCTGAGCTGTTCAACCGCCAGCCCTGGAGCACCTCGCTCTTGCGCTTGCCGACCTTCACCTCCTTGGGCTTGACCAGGCCCCAGGCCGTGAGCATCGCCAGCAGGTGGCCGGTGATCTCCTGATACAGGTCGTCCTTCCACTTCAGACCGCGGTGCAGCTCCTCCACCGACAGCCAGCGCTCGCGGGCCTTGAGCCAGCGTCCAAACGCTCCCCGCAGCGATAGACCCTCCAGCCGTTGCAGGCGCTGCTCGGCCGTGACTGGGCTCATCAGCACGGTGCGGGCCAGCTCGGGCTGTTCTTCTGCCCGGATGCCCCACACCTCCTCCAGGTCGAAGCAGGCCTTGCGGCGGCGCTCGAACTCCTCCAGCCCCAAGGCATCGCAGTCGATGGCGAGCCGCTCGCGCAGCTCCTCCAGCAATCGATGCAGGATCAGGAACCGTTCCTCACTGCTGGCTTGGGCCAGCAGGGGATGGCGCTGTTGCCAGTCGGTCTGATCCTCAGCGCAGTTGACCAGCTCGGCGTAGTCGATCTCCAGCAACCGCAGCTGCTCCAGGTTGGGGTTGGTGAGCCGCCACCCCTTGCGCAGATCCACCAGCAGCCGGTACTCCAATACCCCGCGCAGGGCGCGGCGGCGCTCCTGCTCCACGTTGGGTTTGACGCCTTTGGTGGCGATGAAGTCGTCAGCTCTCAGGCGCAGCGCCTTCTCGGTGTCGAGCGCCAGGATCTCCAGGCTCAGCTCCTGATCCGGCCGGGCCCGCAGGGCCGCCACCAGGCCCGCCCGTAACTGCAGCACCCGCACGAAATCGTTGAAGTGACCCGCCTGCAGGGAGGCGTCCTGGCGGTTGTCGCTGAAGGCCAGCAGTTTGCGGGCGTTATCTGGGATCTCGTCCTCCGGGAAGCTGAGCAGCTGGCGCAGCACAGCCAGGCTCAAGGTGGTGGTGGCGGAGCTGCGGCCTTCTGAGTTGAGGCCGCAGAGCTTGCGGAACTCACTGCCGCGCACGTTGTGCTCCACCCCGCAGCTGGGGCAGAAGCGGAATGAGCCCTTGAGGAACCAGCCCGGAGTGCCGTCGTGGTCTGCTGTGCCATCGGAGCGGACGCGGCAGGGCACTGGGGCGAACTCGCGGTAGGTGCGCTTGAGCACCAGCTCGCCGTCGCGATTCGTCTCCAGCCAGCCGTCCGGGAAGCGGGCCTGCTCAGGATCCTCCACCTCATAGGCACCGTCGGCATCCGGCATCAGGTAGCCGTTGACCACATCCCGCTCCCGCAGGCTGGATTCATCCGAAAACTCACGCGGCTCGAAACGCTCCGGCCGGCGGTTGTGCAGATGGGCCCAGATCGGGTGGAAGTCCTGGCCGCAGCTGCGGCAGAACACCACCGGGTACAGCAAGGCTTGGCGGCCGGCGTTGGGCTGATATTTCTGGCCCTTCAGCGTCAGGTAGCGGCGCCCCGGCGCTTCCAGGCTGGCGTGCACATCGCCACCGGCAGAGACGAACTGGTGCAGTCGGAAGGCGAAGAAGCGCCGGTTCGGACCCACCTCGACCCGGTAGGCCGCCAGCAGGAACTGCCGCAAGCTGGGCAGCACCGCATCCCTGGCCTGCCGGGCTGCCTCGGAAGCAGGGTCGGCACCCTTATTCAGGCGCCCACTGGTGACCGCGAGCTCCAGGGCCGCTTTCTGCAGCGTGCGGGGCCGGCAGCGCACCCACTTGCCGTCGGCGCGGCCATCCTCCCGCTCCAAGCCGAGCCGCAGCTCCACCCAGCGGGCCAGGGGGTGCTGCCGGAGATCGTCTGACGTCCAGGAGGCGGTGGCATCGGGCGAGTAGTCGCCATCCAGGGCTGCGCTGAGTTCCGCTGCCGAGGGGAGATCACCCACCGTGAGGCGTTCAAGCGTCTCGGTGACGATGTTCTCCACCGGGATACTGGTGCCGAACAACTTGCTCGCCACCTGCGCCACCGTGCCGTTGCGCTCAGCCGCCGTGCCCTCCGAGGCCATCGTGGCTGACGTCCCAATGCAGATCAGATCGGCATTCAGCCGCTGCCGCACCCGGCGCACCAACAAGGCCACATCAGCGCCCTGGCGCCCCCGGTAGGTGTGCAGTTCATCCAGCACCAGGAACTCCAGACCCTGGGCATCGCTGATCACCTTCTGATCGAGCGGATCCTGCCGGGTGAGAATGTACTCCAGCATCACATAGTTCGTGAGCAGGATGTCGGGAGGATCGTTCTTGATCTTCTCCCTCTCCTCCTCACTCTCCTGGCCTGTGTAACGCGCAAAGGTGACCCGGGGGCCATCGGGATAACCCCAGCCCAGATATTTCTGGAGTTCCTCGACCTGGCTGTTGCAGAGGGCATTCATCGGGTAGATGACAATCGCCCGGATCCGCTTGCTCTGATCTCCCCGCTCGCGTTCTTCCAGCACCCGATTGATGATCGGGATCATGTAACCAAGCGACTTTCCCGAACCCGTTCCCGAGATCACCACCAGGCTGCCGCCGGCGCGCGCGATCACGATCGCTTCCCGTTGGTGGCGGTGCAGCAGCAACTCCACCCCGTCGCCCCTGTCCTTGCCCCAGCGGAAGATGCGGCTGCATTCCTGGTGCAGCAGGCCTTCCTCCACCAGTGACCCGATGCTGCCTCCCCCCACGAAGCTGGGGTTGAGCTGGATCAGGGGTGAGGGCCAGTACTCACCCGCCCCATAGCGGCCATCCACAAAGTCCCGCAGATCAGGCGCCTTGATCTGCGTGAAGCTGCGGCTGAACTGGCCGTAGTCCGAAACGACCCGGTCGCGGAAGGAGAAAACGTCCATCAGCGGGCAGCCTCAAGAAGGTGGTGGTCCGCCTGGAGCGGCGGGACTGTCATGGGGGTGAGGGGACGCTGCGGCCAGTCTGCACCTAGCGGAAGCGATGCGGCAGCACAACAGAAGCACTTGGAGCCGCGAGTCTTGGATCTATGCACGGAGCGCATAATTTCAGCCCTCCAGCTGTTGCGCGGCGCCGATCCGGCCCAGTTCCTGGGCGGTGTGCCGCAACACCGGGTGCTCCTGCCAGTCGGCCGGCAACGCCAGCCAAACCGGACAGTGCGGGCGGGAAGCCCGTGGCCCCTGGCCCAGGGGCCAGCGCTGCAGGCAGGCCCAGGTGTCGGCCTCCCGATCGGCCACCACCAGAGCCAGGGCGCTGCCCTGGATCCGGCCGATCCAGTCGTCTGGGGTCTGCAGGCTGTTGCCCCCGCTGCGTAGGGGCAGCCCCAGCTCCCGCAGGAGCCGCCGCAGGCCGGGCGCCACACCGCGATCGGGCACCAGCACCTCCGCCACACGCCCGCCGGGGGCAGGCCTGCCGGGGGGAGCGCCCACCAGCACCGGCGCCTCGGGGCAGAACGCCAGGGCCAGGGGCAGCTCCCCCAGCGGCAGTAGCTCCAGCTCCTGGTGGTTCAGTCCTTCTGCTTCCTCCAGCTCCAGGCCTGAGATCAGGGCGCCATCGAGTACGCCCTGGCGTACCAGCTCCAGCCAGTTGGCCGCCGCCCGGAACCGCTGGGGGGTGGGCAGCAGCCAGGGGCAGCCCGCCAGCAGGGGGTGATGGAGAAGGTCGCTGCCGATCCGGGCCACCCCAGAGGCCAGGCGATGGGCGCGGCAACCCAGGCGCAGCAGGCGCATCGCGGCGGAGGTGCCGTAGCCGCAGCCCCAGAGCTGGCGGCGATCGCGCACCAACCCGAAATCCTCCGAGAGGATCCGGTAGCGGCGGCTGATGGTGGGCTGGCTCAGCTGCAGGTGACGGCTGGTCTGCACCGTGGTGCCGCAGAGCTCCAGCAGATCGAGCAGGCGGATGTCGTGCAGCAGCTCCGGCAGGCGGTAGTGATGGGCCTGGGCCAGCGACGGGGGGCGCGGGGAAGCCATGGGATGGATGAGGCGCTGGGAGCAGCCTCAGCAGCGCGGGCGGTTTTCCTGCAGTTCTCCCTGCGAAATAGCAAAGCCGCTCGACAGAACCCAGTCGTGGCTTGGTCCTAAATCTGCTCTTTCGCTTGTAGGGCCTTGCGGTGGCACGCCCCAGCGGCCACGCTGTGGCCATGACCAGCCCACCAGTTGCGCCCACGCCTGCGCCCCTGCGCTGCCACCTGCTGATTGGCCCGCCCGCCAGCGGCA from Synechococcus sp. CBW1107 encodes the following:
- a CDS encoding DEAD/DEAH box helicase — its product is MDVFSFRDRVVSDYGQFSRSFTQIKAPDLRDFVDGRYGAGEYWPSPLIQLNPSFVGGGSIGSLVEEGLLHQECSRIFRWGKDRGDGVELLLHRHQREAIVIARAGGSLVVISGTGSGKSLGYMIPIINRVLEERERGDQSKRIRAIVIYPMNALCNSQVEELQKYLGWGYPDGPRVTFARYTGQESEEEREKIKNDPPDILLTNYVMLEYILTRQDPLDQKVISDAQGLEFLVLDELHTYRGRQGADVALLVRRVRQRLNADLICIGTSATMASEGTAAERNGTVAQVASKLFGTSIPVENIVTETLERLTVGDLPSAAELSAALDGDYSPDATASWTSDDLRQHPLARWVELRLGLEREDGRADGKWVRCRPRTLQKAALELAVTSGRLNKGADPASEAARQARDAVLPSLRQFLLAAYRVEVGPNRRFFAFRLHQFVSAGGDVHASLEAPGRRYLTLKGQKYQPNAGRQALLYPVVFCRSCGQDFHPIWAHLHNRRPERFEPREFSDESSLRERDVVNGYLMPDADGAYEVEDPEQARFPDGWLETNRDGELVLKRTYREFAPVPCRVRSDGTADHDGTPGWFLKGSFRFCPSCGVEHNVRGSEFRKLCGLNSEGRSSATTTLSLAVLRQLLSFPEDEIPDNARKLLAFSDNRQDASLQAGHFNDFVRVLQLRAGLVAALRARPDQELSLEILALDTEKALRLRADDFIATKGVKPNVEQERRRALRGVLEYRLLVDLRKGWRLTNPNLEQLRLLEIDYAELVNCAEDQTDWQQRHPLLAQASSEERFLILHRLLEELRERLAIDCDALGLEEFERRRKACFDLEEVWGIRAEEQPELARTVLMSPVTAEQRLQRLEGLSLRGAFGRWLKARERWLSVEELHRGLKWKDDLYQEITGHLLAMLTAWGLVKPKEVKVGKRKSEVLQGWRLNSSALRWTLVDPDAPAQDGYAERLRQQLESSGRRGPVNAYFRNLYEDLAALIADPGQAEGRPFVQTLEAREHTAQVDAGVREQREKQFRDARLRLLYCSPTMELGVDISALNTVYMRNVPPTPANYAQRSGRAGRSGQPALVLSYCGATSPHDQYFFSDPTRMVAGAVIAPTLELANEELLKAHFRALWLAATRQRLPGKVKELVDLAAENRPLLAELHEALASHDACVSAQADGQAIVDDLLENHWLGSTPPPWLTGSWLDALIRGAAIDFDAALRRWRELLEAVDSQFAQAQKDLANHALSERERQAADQRQRAARLQQQLLLADKPGSSNNNDFSTYRYLASQGFMPGYNFPRLPLMAYIPGTREQVGGGTFITRPRFVGISEFGPHSLIYHEGNTYKVRGAILGLQDNAVATGTATLATQDALLCGSCGHAHVGPSTELELCRHCGVPLKEEPVGKAVRVKQLYQIEQVNTQRAQRITSDDEERQRLGYELLTTYEFPQENGVVKVSRARVSRGGQPLLELSYAPATTISRINLGWRRRENRSDMGFPIHPISGRWGGEKQLAAGDGAKGAGEDDSAEVGYMKITPFVQDRKNALLLQFANNWEPLHLLSLKNALKRGIEVAFQLDGSEIAAELMPNEEEASALLLYESAEGGAGVLSRLVESPSALRQLGRTALEVCHWNLSDPLPSTEAALKDADPECEAGCYRCLLGYHNQREHDRIDRRIPALKQFLLDLASAELEGQGGSDSRSERLERLHGFCQSGLERLWLETAFRLGHHLPDDAQKEVNGHFVTPDFTYREAAALVFIDGPHHNKPLQQRLDQQKRQALKDAGIRVVVFDQHSEEWPAVFREHAWLFGEGKGASSNGSAGSSPPASAPQRSGEPAPDPKASGTDLGEALDAVFAQHQQLFGKEAQP